The following are from one region of the Roseobacter fucihabitans genome:
- a CDS encoding DMT family transporter, whose amino-acid sequence MTAPPQNHATLGILFVIAGVFAISINDMLIKQLSGGYPLHEIVFLRSAIGILFSLVMVRMEGGWRILKTRRPFLHLIRGLLIVIANMSFFLALAAIPLADATALFFAAPLFITLLSIPILGEKVGIMRMSAVLVGFAGVVIMQRPWADSGTLEATRVVLLLPVLAAFTYALNQIMTRKLGVESKASALSVYIQATFIVVSIGFYLVAGDGRFAQGTDNASLEFLLRAWVWPAPGDWGVIVGMGANAAIIGYCLSQAYRMADAATVAPFEYVGLPLAVFWGWLIFAELPVWEVWAGIFLILGSGLFVFLRERQKARVVARAPLKRH is encoded by the coding sequence ATGACCGCACCGCCCCAAAACCACGCGACACTCGGCATTCTTTTTGTCATTGCGGGCGTTTTCGCCATTTCCATCAACGACATGCTGATCAAACAATTGTCGGGCGGATATCCGTTGCATGAAATCGTCTTTCTGCGCTCCGCGATCGGCATTCTGTTTTCGCTGGTAATGGTGCGGATGGAAGGCGGCTGGCGCATCCTCAAGACCCGCAGGCCGTTTTTGCACCTGATCCGGGGGTTATTGATCGTGATCGCTAATATGAGCTTCTTTCTCGCACTCGCGGCGATCCCGCTGGCCGATGCCACCGCCCTGTTTTTTGCTGCACCGCTTTTTATCACGCTGCTGTCCATCCCGATCCTGGGTGAAAAAGTCGGGATCATGCGGATGAGTGCCGTGCTGGTCGGCTTTGCCGGGGTTGTTATCATGCAACGCCCTTGGGCCGACAGCGGTACGCTGGAGGCGACGCGCGTTGTTTTACTGCTCCCGGTGCTGGCGGCCTTTACCTATGCGCTGAACCAGATCATGACGCGAAAACTCGGCGTGGAAAGCAAAGCCTCCGCCCTGTCGGTCTATATTCAGGCGACGTTCATTGTCGTGTCGATCGGGTTTTATCTGGTGGCCGGTGACGGGCGTTTTGCGCAAGGAACCGACAATGCGTCGCTGGAATTTCTGCTGCGCGCCTGGGTCTGGCCCGCGCCGGGCGATTGGGGGGTGATTGTCGGCATGGGGGCGAATGCAGCCATCATCGGCTATTGTCTCAGCCAGGCCTACCGCATGGCGGATGCGGCTACCGTGGCACCTTTTGAATACGTCGGCCTGCCGCTCGCGGTTTTCTGGGGCTGGCTGATTTTTGCGGAATTGCCCGTCTGGGAAGTCTGGGCGGGGATTTTCCTCATCCTCGGATCGGGATTGTTCGTGTTTCTGCGCGAACGTCAAAAAGCGCGGGTTGTGGCGCGCGCCCCGCTCAAACGCCACTGA
- a CDS encoding alpha-D-ribose 1-methylphosphonate 5-triphosphate diphosphatase, with amino-acid sequence MTSQTTFANAKIVLPREVVQGAVTIADGLITAIDPGTAVAAGAIDCEGDYLCPGLIELHTDNLERHLSPRPRVDWPHDAAIIAHDTEMAGVGITTVFDAVRVGSIVTNAPSRYPRYARKLADEISSMRRKGALRISHHLHLRAETCSETLPDELEEFGVDDRVGIVSLMDHTPGQRQFRDMEKFEVYIRGKRGMSGPEFQDHVRHLTGLRETLGDRHERATIKAGLRLCATLASHDDTTRAQVDASASHGVSIAEFPTTREAAQACRDRGIQIVMGAPNLVRGASHSGNVAADDLAKRDLLDILSSDYVPASLLQGAVQLGALWGDMARGLATVTSNAAAGCHLADRGRIAPGLRADLTRFRLIGDVPLVRGVWSGGRRVG; translated from the coding sequence ATGACATCACAGACTACATTCGCCAATGCAAAAATTGTCCTGCCCAGGGAGGTTGTGCAAGGTGCGGTGACAATTGCTGACGGTTTGATCACCGCGATTGATCCGGGGACCGCGGTCGCCGCGGGCGCAATTGATTGTGAAGGGGATTACCTTTGTCCGGGCCTGATTGAACTGCATACCGACAATCTTGAACGCCATCTGAGCCCGCGTCCCAGGGTGGATTGGCCCCATGATGCGGCCATCATTGCGCATGATACGGAAATGGCTGGCGTTGGCATCACGACCGTGTTTGATGCTGTGCGCGTTGGTTCAATCGTCACGAATGCGCCAAGCCGCTATCCGCGCTACGCACGTAAACTGGCCGATGAGATCAGCAGCATGCGTCGCAAGGGCGCTCTGCGGATATCGCATCACCTTCATCTGCGCGCAGAGACCTGTTCGGAAACTCTGCCCGATGAACTGGAGGAATTCGGTGTGGATGACCGGGTGGGGATCGTCTCGCTGATGGATCATACGCCGGGCCAGCGCCAATTTCGCGATATGGAGAAATTCGAAGTCTATATCCGGGGCAAACGGGGCATGAGCGGGCCGGAATTTCAGGATCATGTGCGCCATTTGACAGGTTTGCGTGAAACGCTGGGGGACCGGCACGAACGCGCTACGATCAAGGCGGGTTTGCGCCTCTGTGCCACGCTGGCCAGCCACGATGACACCACACGGGCGCAGGTAGACGCATCGGCAAGCCACGGCGTGAGCATCGCCGAGTTTCCGACCACGCGCGAGGCGGCACAGGCCTGTCGGGATCGCGGTATCCAAATCGTCATGGGGGCGCCGAACCTTGTGCGGGGGGCTTCGCATTCAGGCAATGTCGCGGCTGATGATCTTGCAAAACGGGACCTGCTGGACATTCTGTCTTCGGATTATGTCCCGGCGTCGCTTTTGCAAGGGGCGGTGCAGCTTGGAGCTTTATGGGGGGATATGGCGCGGGGGCTGGCAACAGTCACATCGAATGCGGCCGCCGGGTGTCACCTTGCGGATCGTGGCCGTATCGCGCCGGGCCTGCGCGCGGATTTGACACGGTTCCGCTTGATCGGCGATGTCCCGTTGGTGCGTGGTGTCTGGTCCGGTGGTCGTCGCGTCGGGTGA
- a CDS encoding NADPH:quinone oxidoreductase family protein gives MRAMQVTELGQPLALRDIAKPVAGGGQVVVKVHTCGLNFGDLLIIKGTYQEKPQLPFTLGMELCGTVTEVGEGVSRLKVGQRIAAYCGFDALAEYAAISADVCVAIPDEMSDEHAAAFLIAYGTSHVALDYKAHLKPGERLLVLGASGGVGLTAVELGKLIGAEVIAVARGAEKLAVAQSMGADHLIDSDTDDIRAVVKSLGGADVVYDPIGGAQFKAALRACRPEARLIPLGFASGEVPQIPANHLLVKNLTVIGFYWGGYTRVNPKVLTDSFEVLTKWYVEGKIKPHVSNVLPLAQANEALDLLRTRKATGKVVVRIE, from the coding sequence ATGCGGGCGATGCAAGTTACCGAACTCGGCCAGCCTCTGGCTTTGCGCGATATCGCCAAACCGGTTGCGGGTGGCGGACAGGTTGTGGTCAAGGTTCATACCTGCGGGCTCAATTTTGGCGATCTGCTGATCATCAAGGGGACCTATCAGGAGAAACCGCAATTGCCCTTTACGCTGGGTATGGAACTTTGCGGGACCGTGACCGAAGTTGGTGAGGGTGTGAGCCGCCTGAAGGTTGGCCAGCGCATTGCGGCCTATTGCGGCTTTGACGCGCTGGCGGAATATGCGGCGATTTCTGCGGATGTCTGTGTGGCGATCCCGGATGAAATGAGCGATGAACATGCTGCGGCTTTCCTGATCGCCTATGGCACCAGCCACGTGGCCCTTGATTACAAGGCGCATCTGAAACCGGGGGAGCGGCTGTTAGTGCTGGGCGCATCGGGCGGTGTTGGGTTGACAGCGGTGGAATTGGGCAAGCTGATAGGGGCCGAAGTGATCGCCGTGGCGCGCGGTGCGGAGAAGCTTGCGGTGGCGCAATCCATGGGCGCAGATCATCTGATCGATTCGGATACGGATGACATACGCGCGGTGGTGAAATCGCTTGGCGGGGCCGATGTCGTCTATGATCCTATCGGTGGCGCGCAATTCAAGGCCGCGCTGCGCGCGTGTCGCCCGGAGGCCCGTCTGATCCCGCTGGGATTTGCGTCCGGCGAGGTGCCCCAAATCCCCGCCAACCATCTATTGGTCAAAAACCTTACGGTGATCGGGTTTTATTGGGGCGGGTACACGCGGGTGAACCCCAAGGTGCTGACGGATAGTTTCGAAGTGCTGACCAAATGGTACGTTGAGGGCAAGATCAAACCCCATGTCAGCAATGTGCTGCCGCTGGCGCAGGCGAATGAGGCGCTGGATCTGCTCAGGACACGCAAGGCAACAGGGAAGGTCGTAGTGCGGATTGAGTGA